TGCAAACAGAAGCTGCTGTTCaaacatgtaatagaaaagcTAGTACATCCAAGCACCCGTTTCTTAAAGGTTCaaactccatttttttttccaattcaCCCCACTTAGATGCTGTTAAAAAAGGAACGCCATTCTTTTTCTATAACTGCAGTAAAAGAAACTGAAGGaacatttagaaaaaaaacaatagaaataaaaaggtcAAGATCCACATTAGCTAGCAGCTTCTCTTTCTCGGTTAGCTTGATGGGCACACACAGCAGAAAGGCCACACGAGCACACAGCAAGAAGGATCAGGACAGCAAGAGAGCTGAGCTGCACAAAGCAAAGATCCCCCAGAAACCGAAGCCAGATACAAAACGAGTAAAACAACAGGAAAGAGGCCaaaggaaaaatagaaaagaaaaagaaagcacACGAAATCCCCACTTCACActcctctctcctcttctACCTCTGCCTGCCCCCCAACTCCCCCATGCTGTAACTACACTGCATCGCCAGTTCGCTCCTCAtctccatcctcctcctcgcagGGCACGCCACGTCGTCGATCCGGAGAggggcgccgcccgcgcgcgccgcagAAGGAGCGGTAGCGGGAGCGGCGAATCTGGAGCCCTCGGGGCCTGCATTGCCGAGGGCGGCCAGATCTCCCCCAACCTCCGACTGCCGCGGCACGGCATGGTGGCTGCCGCAGCAGCGGCTACCGCGCCAGATCCGGCCCGCACCTCGCGCCCGCCGCTCACGCCGGCCCTCGACAAGCCCAACTCCAGCGTCTcacgccgccccgcgcgctccAGCAAGCCCGTGTCCTCGCGCtacctcgcctccgccgcgtcaccggcctcctccacttcgtcgacgtcgtcgtcctcgtcctcctcgtcgcgcCGCTCCCTGTCGGCGCAGCGCGTCCGCTCCTCTACTCCCCCGCCGCAGCACACCACATCGCCCacccccgccgcggcggccgcgacggTGACGGCGACCACGATGCGGAGCCTCTCGGTGTCGTTCCAGGGGGAGTCCTTCTTCTACCAGACGTCGCGCGCGCCGCGGGCCGCGTCGCCGTCCTCCCCTGCCGGGCGGCGGGGGCCCACGCCGGAGCGACGGAAGAGCGTGTCCTCGGTACCGGAGGCCGAGAACGCCCGGCCGCAGCACCGGTGGCCCGCGGCGAAGCCCAAGGCGTCGGACCCGCTCGCTCGGAGCCTCGACTGTAGCCTCGACCGCAAGGACTCCATCCTGGCTGCCGTCCAACTCCTCCGCCGATCCATGGCGTTCGATTCCACCacctccctctccccctctgacccggccgtcgccgccgctcccgacCTCTCTGCCTCCTCCGACACCGACAGCGTCTCCTCCGGTAGCAACTCGGGCGCCGGTGATCCGCCGCGCCGTGGCATCAGCGTCCCAGCAAGGTTCTGGCAGGAAACCAACAGCCGCCTACGACGGCTTCCAGAGGCAGGTCTGCCGCTACAGTCGTCCTCAGGACGGAGATCGTTCTCGGACAGTCAAATGTCACCGAGGCTACCTGGCCGGTCACCGTCTCCAAGCCGAGGAAGCAGGGGGATGGCGAGCCCAACAAAAGGACGAGGCGCGGAGGCATCACCAAATGGGCATATAGTTCAGGCGACAGCTAATGCTCCATCCATCATTAGCTTTGCGGCAGAGGTGAGGAGGGCGAAGAAAGGGGAGAACAGAATTGAGGAGGCACACAGGTTGAGATTGCTGGACAACCAGCATTTGCAGTGGCGGTGCATCAATGCACGAACAGATGCATCACTTCTGTTGCAGAGCTTCACTGCCGAGGTAAATCATAACCTATGAATTTATACCTTCCTAAAATATTTTCTACTGAAATGTTGGTAGCTCATTACTTATATCAAGTCCACTCTTATAGCTAGCACTCAACTAGTTTAGAAAACGATTTTGTTATTACGGTTGCTAGCTGAAATTAGCAAACTGCAAACTCGGGGCACTCCTGGGGCAAAGGTGATCTGCAGTTGTACATAATGTTTATTACTTATTTTCTTTCAAGGTAAACATAAATTATATAGGTGCTTCATCAATATGTTTACTCATGTCTTGGTACTCATTATACGTAAAGACCAGATTGGTAACAGGAAATAATGCAAAATTTCCAACTATTTTGTTATTTATCTTGGGTTTAAGAGAACTGTAGTAACTGGAGAAATAAGTTACTGGTTAGACTGATGATTACTAAGTAGGACTGGCTAGCTACCTTTTCGGAGTAATGCTCAGCTGCTCAAGATCTACATTGATTAGCAGCTGATTTGCAAAGCGAAAACAGCCATATTCTCTTTCGGCCAAATGTAGCTTACTGAGATTAGTAGGTCTGGTTACCATCTCTGAGTTGGTAGAGGAAAATTGCTGCACACGCTGAATTCCACATCTATAATGTATCCATCATTTGTCGTCAAGTTTGCCACATTGTTGAATCAAACTTGTTTTTTTGGATTTGTATGGTCATAGTTGGCGGACTGGCATGCAATTGTCCGTGTATGGAAACATAAAGTTTGGATTGTTTATTCATTA
This is a stretch of genomic DNA from Brachypodium distachyon strain Bd21 chromosome 1, Brachypodium_distachyon_v3.0, whole genome shotgun sequence. It encodes these proteins:
- the LOC100823410 gene encoding QWRF motif-containing protein 2 isoform X1; translated protein: MLLKKERHSFSITAVKETEGTFRKKTIEIKRSRSTLASSFSFSVSLMGTHSRKATRAHSKKDQDSKRAELHKAKIPQKPKPDTKRVKQQERGQRKNRKEKESTRNPHFTLLSPLLPLPAPQLPHAVTTLHRQFAPHLHPPPRRARHVVDPERGAARARRRRSGSGSGESGALGACIAEGGQISPNLRLPRHGMVAAAAAATAPDPARTSRPPLTPALDKPNSSVSRRPARSSKPVSSRYLASAASPASSTSSTSSSSSSSSRRSLSAQRVRSSTPPPQHTTSPTPAAAAATVTATTMRSLSVSFQGESFFYQTSRAPRAASPSSPAGRRGPTPERRKSVSSVPEAENARPQHRWPAAKPKASDPLARSLDCSLDRKDSILAAVQLLRRSMAFDSTTSLSPSDPAVAAAPDLSASSDTDSVSSGSNSGAGDPPRRGISVPARFWQETNSRLRRLPEAGLPLQSSSGRRSFSDSQMSPRLPGRSPSPSRGSRGMASPTKGRGAEASPNGHIVQATANAPSIISFAAEVRRAKKGENRIEEAHRLRLLDNQHLQWRCINARTDASLLLQSFTAEKTLHSAWKEISKLRDNVSSKRCKLQLQKQKLKLFAILRGEMSYLEEWSHIEKHHSSSLSAAIEALKASTLRLPVVGGAKADAQGVKEAVNSAVDVMHTMASSLCNLLSKVDGTSSVVSELARLATQEQMLLDQSRDLLSTVAAIHVKQCSLKAHMLQRKQKQSQTQW
- the LOC100823410 gene encoding QWRF motif-containing protein 2 isoform X2 — encoded protein: MVAAAAAATAPDPARTSRPPLTPALDKPNSSVSRRPARSSKPVSSRYLASAASPASSTSSTSSSSSSSSRRSLSAQRVRSSTPPPQHTTSPTPAAAAATVTATTMRSLSVSFQGESFFYQTSRAPRAASPSSPAGRRGPTPERRKSVSSVPEAENARPQHRWPAAKPKASDPLARSLDCSLDRKDSILAAVQLLRRSMAFDSTTSLSPSDPAVAAAPDLSASSDTDSVSSGSNSGAGDPPRRGISVPARFWQETNSRLRRLPEAGLPLQSSSGRRSFSDSQMSPRLPGRSPSPSRGSRGMASPTKGRGAEASPNGHIVQATANAPSIISFAAEVRRAKKGENRIEEAHRLRLLDNQHLQWRCINARTDASLLLQSFTAEKTLHSAWKEISKLRDNVSSKRCKLQLQKQKLKLFAILRGEMSYLEEWSHIEKHHSSSLSAAIEALKASTLRLPVVGGAKADAQGVKEAVNSAVDVMHTMASSLCNLLSKVDGTSSVVSELARLATQEQMLLDQSRDLLSTVAAIHVKQCSLKAHMLQRKQKQSQTQW